One Thermoplasmata archaeon genomic region harbors:
- a CDS encoding flippase, translating to MPNIGPGRMVSGIGWNIFGVVIGSAAGILTSIILARLLGPANYGTLALTLSILNVLVVFSSLGFEFALNKYIPILLEQKMGGAIRSVVARLIVIKLGISIALAVFIFIAAGPIAEHLFKKPVLANYFRLLGLMVVPYSLEPIFKGVLTGFYMQKFINLVDAGAKILYLVVAATVLIAGQGVAGVLMANLLANLMFVTMAARRSWSVMPEAKRGRSFPMRPILRYSLFLFVYTIMNFLLGQQLDLLMIGSMLEDVREVAFYTIAYSLSYMVLSFFSLALMGGITLTYFSELHARKDMEGLRRGYTVMLEYLFVFIIPLAVAGALFAPEILQLLYGRDFATTGALLLLLIYFPTMAMMKIGTLTSTFMSAMDQERRLVTSRAIFGGVNILLNLILIPRFGALGALVGTTTASITGSIYECWVVHHSLHPHYPVHFVRTMLGASLIAGGVAILIKHLLIPLNPYTGSAGAAVILLGAGLPWFGVVLALFIALKPLSPETVEVIGRLPIPFREKVRELLI from the coding sequence ATGCCCAATATTGGGCCGGGCCGTATGGTCAGCGGCATCGGCTGGAACATATTCGGGGTGGTCATCGGCTCCGCGGCAGGCATTCTCACCTCAATAATCCTGGCCCGCCTCCTAGGCCCCGCGAACTACGGGACCCTTGCGCTGACGCTCTCGATTCTGAACGTTCTCGTCGTCTTCTCCTCTCTCGGATTCGAGTTTGCGCTGAATAAATACATCCCGATACTTCTTGAGCAAAAGATGGGAGGAGCCATAAGGAGCGTCGTGGCCAGACTCATTGTCATAAAGCTTGGGATATCAATTGCCCTGGCCGTGTTTATTTTCATCGCTGCGGGACCGATTGCGGAGCACCTTTTTAAAAAACCGGTTCTTGCAAACTATTTTCGCCTCTTAGGGCTGATGGTCGTTCCCTACTCCCTCGAGCCCATCTTCAAGGGGGTTCTGACGGGCTTCTATATGCAGAAGTTCATCAACCTCGTGGACGCCGGGGCCAAGATTTTGTACCTTGTAGTGGCTGCGACGGTTCTGATCGCCGGTCAGGGCGTCGCCGGCGTTCTAATGGCAAATCTGCTGGCGAACCTAATGTTTGTGACGATGGCGGCTCGGCGGAGCTGGAGCGTTATGCCTGAGGCGAAGCGGGGCCGCTCCTTCCCTATGCGACCCATTCTAAGGTATTCACTTTTTCTTTTCGTCTACACGATAATGAATTTCCTTCTGGGTCAGCAGCTCGACCTACTGATGATCGGCTCGATGCTGGAGGACGTGAGGGAGGTCGCCTTCTACACAATCGCCTACTCTCTCTCCTACATGGTTCTGAGCTTTTTCTCTCTTGCCCTGATGGGTGGTATCACCCTGACGTATTTCTCCGAACTCCACGCAAGAAAGGACATGGAAGGCCTGAGAAGGGGCTACACAGTCATGCTGGAGTACCTCTTCGTCTTTATAATCCCTCTCGCGGTCGCCGGGGCTCTGTTCGCTCCCGAGATTCTACAACTCCTATACGGCCGCGATTTCGCGACGACGGGCGCCCTCCTTCTACTCCTTATCTACTTTCCCACAATGGCCATGATGAAGATCGGGACCCTGACATCGACATTCATGAGTGCGATGGACCAGGAGAGGCGGCTGGTCACATCCCGAGCAATTTTCGGAGGAGTAAATATTTTACTCAACCTCATCCTCATACCACGCTTCGGAGCGCTCGGCGCGCTAGTGGGAACCACGACAGCGTCAATCACGGGGTCGATTTATGAGTGCTGGGTCGTCCACCACTCCCTCCACCCCCACTACCCCGTACACTTCGTACGCACGATGCTCGGAGCCTCGCTCATCGCAGGTGGGGTTGCCATTTTGATAAAACACCTTCTCATCCCCCTCAACCCCTACACGGGGAGCGCGGGTGCGGCTGTGATTCTTCTAGGTGCGGGCCTTCCATGGTTCGGAGTGGTCCTGGCCCTTTTCATTGCCCTGAAGCCTCTCTCGCCGGAAACCGTGGAGGTTATAGGGCGCCTACCGATACCGTTCAGGGAGAAGGTGAGGGAGCTCCTGATCTAA
- a CDS encoding sulfurtransferase TusA family protein: MVVEDETFDARGMFCPEPVVKLAECMKHLRGGMVLKLLADDPASYEDIKAWCRRTGNELVEITEEGGVVTAYIRKK, encoded by the coding sequence ATGGTCGTTGAGGATGAGACCTTCGACGCACGAGGTATGTTCTGCCCCGAACCAGTCGTGAAGCTCGCCGAGTGCATGAAGCACCTCAGGGGTGGAATGGTTCTGAAGCTCCTCGCGGATGACCCCGCCTCGTATGAGGACATAAAGGCCTGGTGCCGGCGGACGGGCAATGAGCTTGTCGAGATTACGGAGGAGGGGGGTGTGGTGACGGCTTATATAAGAAAGAAGTGA
- a CDS encoding DsrE family protein, with protein MRIGILLLTGPYQYQGADSAYHFAKAAIARGHSVEIFLYTDGVNIANKAISAPGHRNLPQMFSELGSAAGVTACGTCARFRGVVKDVLPPNIVLGGLGTLVKLLEECDRFLVFGSG; from the coding sequence GTGAGAATCGGAATTCTTCTGCTCACAGGCCCCTACCAGTACCAAGGGGCTGACAGCGCCTACCACTTCGCAAAGGCCGCAATCGCGCGAGGCCACTCGGTCGAGATATTTCTCTACACCGACGGTGTAAACATAGCCAATAAAGCCATCAGCGCCCCTGGGCACAGGAATCTCCCCCAAATGTTTTCCGAGCTCGGGAGTGCGGCGGGGGTCACGGCGTGCGGGACCTGCGCCCGATTCCGCGGCGTGGTGAAGGATGTCCTCCCCCCAAACATCGTCCTGGGCGGACTAGGTACCCTCGTTAAACTGCTCGAGGAGTGCGACCGTTTCTTAGTCTTCGGGAGCGGGTAG
- a CDS encoding DsrE family protein has protein sequence MLLFRRPPYGSVYPAEGLRVAKAILAFQVCLRVVFIEDGVYNLVRGQGGGELGFGDLGAAFAELSGMGLGELCVVGVDLEARGLRLEELVGAPIRIITPEELRGMIEEARAVVPF, from the coding sequence TTGCTGCTTTTCCGCAGACCGCCCTACGGCTCTGTATATCCCGCTGAGGGGCTGAGGGTCGCCAAGGCGATTCTCGCCTTCCAGGTCTGCCTGCGCGTGGTCTTCATAGAAGACGGGGTCTATAATCTGGTAAGGGGGCAGGGCGGCGGAGAGCTGGGCTTCGGCGACCTTGGGGCCGCTTTTGCGGAGCTGTCTGGGATGGGGTTGGGCGAGCTATGCGTTGTCGGGGTGGACCTTGAGGCGAGGGGGCTGAGGCTGGAGGAGCTTGTCGGGGCGCCCATCAGAATAATCACGCCTGAGGAGCTTCGAGGGATGATTGAGGAGGCGAGGGCGGTTGTGCCATTCTGA
- the tusB gene encoding sulfurtransferase complex subunit TusB: MKLHVISRPEKDLEAAVRAGAVCAIFIEDGVLCALRGSPSEPLVRQLLAGGAELYALKDDLLARGLLERVVEGIHAVGYDGFVELVERNEIVSWR; encoded by the coding sequence ATGAAACTCCATGTGATCTCGAGGCCGGAGAAGGATCTTGAGGCCGCGGTGAGGGCCGGTGCGGTATGCGCCATCTTTATCGAAGACGGTGTGCTCTGTGCGCTCCGAGGGTCCCCTTCGGAACCCCTTGTCCGGCAGTTGCTGGCTGGGGGCGCGGAGCTCTACGCCCTCAAGGACGACCTGCTCGCCCGTGGTCTCCTTGAGCGAGTGGTTGAGGGAATCCATGCTGTGGGGTACGACGGCTTCGTCGAGCTAGTCGAGAGGAACGAAATCGTGAGCTGGCGCTAG
- a CDS encoding DUF72 domain-containing protein has product MTSVRVACCGWQYDDWVGPFYPESLRGRRGEWLAYYARYFDAVEVDSTFYSFPGERTVAAWIEKGRAIGRMLRGGGVGEGRNGGEHAGIVSGRGASQLVVSGASGIGIDSADAGGFEYSVKMHQDVTHAHLVRGSIDEAVSLAKDFETAVCRPLSDHGLLGAVLIQLSPHFHREGSGEKDACAGGGAGGRGGLEALKSILDGLDVDRYRYVVEFRHRSWLDGKGKEIHPEALALLRRKRVAVCILDSPGFPATRALTADHAYVRFHGRNYDLWYRKERPEGDLRINRYDYLYSDEELRPWAERVRRWMGSDRRAGGRAGNSDGEVEMEEAQTGERMGKGDDHACVAPASEVWAGTIDDYEARLREVRIAFNNHGHAKAVINGLRFRQMLGLGSRELRARPRTLDDFG; this is encoded by the coding sequence ATGACGAGCGTCAGGGTCGCCTGCTGCGGCTGGCAGTACGACGACTGGGTCGGGCCGTTCTACCCAGAGTCGCTGCGCGGGAGGAGGGGGGAGTGGCTCGCCTACTATGCCCGCTACTTCGACGCCGTCGAGGTCGACAGTACATTCTACTCCTTCCCCGGGGAAAGGACGGTGGCAGCTTGGATAGAGAAGGGGAGGGCCATTGGCAGGATGCTGCGGGGTGGGGGCGTGGGCGAAGGGCGTAATGGAGGCGAGCATGCAGGAATAGTGTCCGGTCGGGGCGCATCGCAACTTGTGGTTTCTGGGGCCTCCGGTATCGGGATTGATTCGGCGGACGCCGGTGGATTTGAGTATTCTGTGAAGATGCACCAGGACGTTACTCACGCGCATCTCGTGCGCGGGAGCATTGACGAGGCCGTGTCACTAGCGAAGGACTTTGAGACGGCGGTCTGCCGGCCCCTCTCTGACCACGGGCTACTAGGTGCGGTCCTGATTCAGCTCTCCCCGCACTTCCACAGGGAAGGGAGCGGGGAAAAAGATGCTTGCGCGGGAGGAGGAGCGGGTGGAAGGGGAGGGCTTGAGGCGCTAAAGTCCATCCTGGACGGGCTTGATGTCGATAGATACCGGTACGTCGTCGAATTCAGACACAGGAGCTGGCTCGATGGTAAAGGCAAAGAGATTCATCCGGAGGCGCTAGCGCTGCTCAGGCGGAAGCGAGTGGCAGTGTGCATCCTCGACTCCCCCGGCTTCCCTGCGACCCGGGCCCTCACAGCGGACCACGCCTACGTTCGCTTCCATGGCCGCAACTACGACCTGTGGTACAGAAAGGAGAGGCCGGAGGGCGACCTGAGAATCAATAGATATGACTACCTCTATTCTGACGAGGAGCTGAGGCCCTGGGCAGAGAGGGTCAGGCGGTGGATGGGCTCCGACCGGAGGGCAGGCGGGAGGGCTGGAAATAGCGATGGAGAGGTTGAAATGGAGGAGGCGCAGACTGGTGAAAGGATGGGAAAAGGAGACGACCATGCCTGTGTTGCTCCGGCCAGCGAGGTGTGGGCGGGGACAATCGACGACTACGAAGCCCGCCTGCGGGAGGTCAGAATCGCTTTCAACAACCACGGCCACGCCAAGGCCGTTATCAATGGCCTTAGGTTCAGGCAGATGCTCGGGCTTGGCTCGCGCGAGCTGCGTGCGAGGCCGAGGACGCTGGATGATTTCGGTTGA